A genome region from Flavobacterium sp. CFS9 includes the following:
- a CDS encoding amino acid adenylation domain-containing protein yields the protein MIENLIQTLETLNIRLRVENGDLKINAPKGTLTPEIIADIKLHKNRFITLLSSSESIPKAAIKESYALTSSQYRLWTLSQFESGNSAYNLFAAFEFKGAMEFEKLAEAFQILVERHESLRTVFKEDEQGNLGQYIVSAAQYSGALQFTDLSNATAEVLSNHTNALQRHTFDLEKGPLFIGEIVKTAADYHILMLNMHHIIGDGWSMGVLSKEFVTIYNDLVIGNEIVLPDLPIQYKDYSEWQSSPSRQAVLEKSKALWLETFSGDLPVLELPSNKVRPKFKTYNGAGIKHSFSKESTAALNTYAQQNGVTPFMVLMAGINGLLSRYTNSRDIILGTPVAGREHSDLENQVGLYLNTLAIRTTFEATASFEELLALQKETLLNAYSHQDYPLDSLVEALDLKRDLSRSVLFDVLVVFQNQQELLASESLTINGVEIKPYKNLKKSFSKFDLTFAFSEYQGEMTLDFEYNTDIYESEFVARLAAHLENFLTKAIQNPEQKVATLNYLSKAETTQLLQDFNGTAVAYPKDYSMVDLFVNQANKTPEKIALVTDTKSFTYKELDEISNELSHYLLSNYNLAVEDLVGVKLGRSEWLPIALLAVLKSGCAYVPIDPNYPAQRIEYIEQDSKCKITIDDSFIASFREAESISKSLPQITFSAQQLAYIIYTSGSTGKPKGVMITHQNAVAMLCWSQREFSDTDFDILYAVTSHCFDLSVYEFFYPLSIGKQIRLLANGLSIADYIQNDKNVLINTVPSVIHTLIEKGTTFENAVGINLAGEAFPVSIANHFTNSGIAIRNLYGPSEDTTYSSYYRVEGTYENSVPIGKALDNTQFYVLSEELALQPVGVIGEICISGDGLSRGYLYQPELTAEKFIVNPFNDTTKLYKTGDLGKWLPDGTIAYIGRKDSQVKIRGHRIELGEIEQVLQSQEEIDQCVVITATVNGDPVIVSYLVSTATIDKQKLRQSLSRELPEYMLPSYYVFLDKFPLTPNGKIDKKALPSVSTDDVIQQEYVAPTNEIEEKLAAIWQDILKLEKIGITDNFFELGGNSLKATVLINRINKAFDTRFSIEDLYETQDVIGVSEKLKFIVFQNELAGESVDDLDEIMI from the coding sequence ATGATAGAGAACTTAATACAGACACTAGAAACCTTAAATATCAGACTTCGGGTAGAAAACGGGGACTTAAAAATTAATGCTCCAAAAGGGACTTTGACTCCTGAAATTATTGCGGACATTAAGCTGCATAAAAATAGATTTATTACCTTGTTATCATCTTCAGAATCAATTCCAAAAGCTGCGATAAAAGAATCTTATGCACTTACTTCTTCACAATACCGTTTGTGGACTTTAAGTCAATTTGAGAGCGGTAACTCGGCTTATAACTTATTTGCTGCATTTGAGTTTAAGGGAGCGATGGAATTTGAAAAATTAGCGGAAGCCTTTCAAATTCTGGTAGAAAGACATGAGAGTCTGCGTACCGTTTTCAAAGAAGACGAACAGGGAAATCTGGGACAGTATATAGTTTCGGCGGCTCAGTACAGTGGAGCTTTACAGTTTACAGATTTAAGCAATGCCACAGCTGAAGTCCTGAGCAATCATACCAATGCACTTCAAAGACATACTTTTGATTTAGAAAAAGGACCTCTTTTTATAGGAGAGATTGTAAAGACAGCTGCAGATTATCATATTCTAATGCTTAACATGCACCACATTATTGGCGATGGCTGGTCGATGGGGGTATTGAGTAAAGAATTTGTAACCATTTATAATGATTTGGTTATAGGAAATGAGATCGTATTACCGGACTTGCCTATTCAGTACAAAGATTATTCAGAATGGCAAAGCAGTCCTTCCCGACAAGCAGTGCTGGAAAAATCCAAAGCTTTATGGTTAGAGACATTCTCGGGAGATTTGCCGGTTTTGGAACTGCCTTCCAATAAAGTAAGACCCAAATTTAAAACGTATAACGGTGCGGGGATAAAACACTCCTTCTCAAAAGAGAGTACCGCCGCACTTAATACCTATGCACAGCAAAATGGAGTAACACCTTTTATGGTTTTAATGGCAGGGATAAACGGATTACTGTCCAGATATACCAACAGCAGAGACATTATTTTAGGTACTCCCGTAGCCGGAAGAGAACACAGTGATTTGGAAAATCAGGTTGGGTTGTACTTAAACACGCTGGCGATTCGAACCACATTTGAAGCAACAGCAAGTTTTGAAGAGTTACTGGCCCTACAAAAAGAAACCCTGCTCAATGCCTATTCGCATCAGGATTATCCTTTAGACAGTTTGGTAGAGGCGCTTGATCTTAAAAGAGATTTAAGCCGATCGGTTTTGTTTGATGTTTTAGTGGTATTTCAGAATCAGCAGGAATTGTTAGCGTCTGAAAGTTTAACCATAAACGGTGTTGAAATAAAACCTTATAAAAATCTGAAAAAGTCCTTTAGCAAATTTGACTTAACCTTTGCTTTTTCAGAATATCAGGGAGAAATGACTTTAGATTTCGAATACAATACTGATATTTATGAATCAGAATTTGTAGCGCGATTGGCGGCACATTTAGAAAACTTTTTAACCAAAGCCATTCAAAATCCGGAGCAAAAAGTAGCGACACTCAACTATCTGAGCAAAGCCGAGACAACGCAATTGCTACAGGATTTTAACGGCACAGCAGTAGCGTATCCGAAGGATTACTCTATGGTTGATTTGTTTGTGAATCAGGCGAATAAAACTCCGGAGAAGATCGCTTTAGTGACCGATACCAAAAGCTTTACCTACAAAGAACTCGATGAGATTTCGAATGAATTATCACACTATCTGCTGAGTAATTACAACTTAGCCGTAGAAGATTTAGTAGGGGTAAAATTGGGGCGCAGTGAGTGGCTGCCTATCGCTTTATTAGCCGTTTTAAAATCAGGATGCGCTTATGTACCGATCGATCCCAACTATCCGGCACAAAGAATTGAATATATCGAGCAAGACAGTAAATGTAAAATCACCATAGACGATAGTTTTATAGCAAGTTTCAGAGAGGCAGAATCCATATCAAAATCATTGCCGCAGATTACTTTTAGTGCACAGCAATTGGCTTATATCATTTATACCTCAGGCTCCACTGGAAAACCAAAAGGAGTTATGATCACCCACCAGAATGCGGTAGCCATGTTGTGCTGGTCGCAAAGAGAATTTAGTGATACCGATTTTGATATTTTATACGCCGTAACCTCACACTGTTTTGATCTGTCTGTTTATGAATTTTTCTATCCGTTAAGTATTGGAAAACAAATCCGTTTACTGGCCAATGGATTGTCGATAGCAGATTATATCCAAAATGACAAAAACGTATTGATCAATACCGTGCCTTCTGTAATCCATACCCTGATTGAGAAAGGTACCACCTTTGAAAATGCGGTTGGAATCAACCTTGCCGGAGAAGCCTTTCCGGTGAGTATTGCCAATCATTTTACCAATTCAGGCATTGCCATTAGAAACCTGTACGGCCCATCAGAAGATACCACCTACAGCAGTTATTACCGAGTAGAAGGCACTTACGAAAATTCCGTGCCTATTGGAAAAGCTTTGGACAACACCCAGTTTTATGTACTCTCAGAAGAGCTGGCACTACAACCTGTAGGGGTTATTGGAGAAATCTGTATCTCGGGAGACGGTTTGTCCAGAGGGTACTTGTATCAGCCGGAACTTACCGCAGAAAAGTTTATCGTTAATCCATTTAACGATACGACTAAGTTGTACAAAACAGGCGATTTAGGTAAATGGCTGCCTGATGGCACCATCGCTTACATTGGCCGAAAAGACAGTCAGGTGAAGATCAGAGGACATCGTATCGAATTGGGTGAAATCGAGCAGGTATTGCAGTCTCAGGAAGAGATCGATCAGTGTGTGGTCATCACAGCAACCGTAAATGGAGATCCGGTGATTGTAAGTTATCTGGTAAGCACTGCAACTATTGACAAACAAAAGCTTCGTCAATCACTCTCAAGAGAATTACCCGAATACATGCTGCCAAGTTATTATGTTTTCTTGGATAAATTTCCCCTAACACCAAACGGTAAGATCGACAAAAAAGCTTTGCCATCAGTAAGCACAGACGATGTCATCCAGCAGGAATATGTGGCTCCAACCAATGAAATCGAAGAAAAACTAGCAGCAATATGGCAGGACATTCTAAAACTAGAGAAAATTGGCATCACCGATAATTTCTTTGAATTGGGAGGAAACAGTTTAAAAGCTACTGTTCTAATCAACAGAATAAACAAGGCTTTTGATACGAGATTTTCTATTGAAGATTTGTATGAAACCCAGGATGTTATTGGAGTTTCGGAAAAACTGAAATTTATTGTGTTTCAGAATGAATTGGCCGGAGAGTCGGTTGATGATTTGGATGAAATTATGATATAA
- a CDS encoding UpxY family transcription antiterminator produces the protein MDRKQGWHVLYVKYRHESKVYKELTEKKLEAFLPMATSIRQWSDRTKKIEIPLFPSYVFVNIKNNKDFHDALNVESGCSYLSFGKEYGKVSEEEIAYIKLFTQGKDITDVQVESALPKIGDKLTIKHGELSGLECEVFRVDNQHRISVRLSSLRQNISAVIPLSYLSNSEENVFAKA, from the coding sequence ATGGATCGAAAACAAGGTTGGCATGTTCTTTACGTCAAGTACAGGCATGAAAGTAAAGTCTACAAAGAATTAACGGAAAAAAAATTAGAAGCTTTTTTACCCATGGCCACCAGTATCAGACAGTGGAGTGACCGAACCAAGAAAATTGAAATTCCGTTATTTCCCAGTTATGTTTTTGTAAACATTAAAAACAACAAAGACTTTCATGATGCTTTAAATGTAGAGAGCGGTTGTTCATATTTGTCTTTCGGCAAAGAATACGGCAAAGTTTCCGAAGAAGAAATTGCTTACATCAAACTCTTCACCCAGGGAAAAGACATCACCGATGTTCAGGTTGAATCGGCACTGCCAAAAATAGGTGATAAACTTACAATCAAACATGGAGAACTATCAGGTTTGGAATGTGAAGTTTTCAGAGTCGATAATCAGCACAGAATCAGCGTACGATTAAGTTCATTACGCCAGAATATATCAGCCGTAATACCTTTGTCGTATTTATCCAATTCAGAAGAAAACGTCTTCGCCAAAGCGTAG
- a CDS encoding ThiF family adenylyltransferase, giving the protein MDDRYSKNKLYLSDEEQEIIKDFPILLAGSGIGSVIAECALRFGFEKITIVDGDQVERSNLSRQNYTEDDIDSNKVDALAKRLKSINKNAEINCIDFFLTVENIGDHIKGHKAAINTLDFSSPVPLIFDTACQKLDIPVLHPYNIGWGSLVTVIARDGLLLNALANGEEEFNEATMMEYASSYLRFWGNPQKWMDSIIEKYKIEKGCQSPPQMAIASWSVAALCTHLLFNIATGKKFKKFPEFYLSAIIDEDL; this is encoded by the coding sequence ATGGATGATCGTTATTCAAAGAATAAACTTTATCTAAGCGATGAAGAACAAGAGATTATAAAAGATTTTCCAATTTTGCTGGCAGGAAGCGGTATTGGAAGCGTAATTGCAGAATGTGCGCTGCGCTTTGGTTTTGAAAAAATCACTATTGTAGACGGTGACCAGGTAGAACGGTCTAATTTGAGCAGACAGAATTATACAGAAGATGATATCGATTCTAACAAAGTAGATGCTTTGGCAAAACGATTGAAATCAATCAATAAAAATGCAGAAATCAATTGTATCGATTTTTTTCTGACTGTCGAAAACATCGGAGATCATATAAAAGGTCATAAAGCAGCGATTAATACGCTGGATTTTTCTTCTCCCGTACCACTTATATTTGATACCGCTTGTCAAAAGTTAGATATTCCGGTACTGCATCCTTATAATATTGGATGGGGGAGTCTGGTAACGGTTATTGCCAGAGACGGACTTCTTTTAAACGCATTGGCAAATGGAGAGGAAGAATTCAATGAAGCGACCATGATGGAATATGCTTCAAGTTATTTGAGATTTTGGGGAAATCCACAAAAATGGATGGACAGTATAATTGAAAAGTACAAAATCGAAAAAGGCTGTCAGTCACCACCTCAAATGGCTATTGCATCATGGTCAGTAGCGGCTTTATGTACTCATTTGCTTTTTAATATTGCAACCGGTAAAAAGTTCAAAAAATTCCCTGAGTTTTATTTGTCTGCAATTATTGATGAGGATTTATAG
- a CDS encoding response regulator transcription factor — protein MVIENDFFSSNNTVQKISEDEKGRLGNYLELVKAFARTTYSSIYIIDYEKKGFEYVSENPLFLCDHTPAEVQELGYAFYFKYVVKEDLDLLLKINTIGFDFYQNIPVEERIHHTISYDFRLKNPNGKTFLVNQKLTPVFLTNDGKIWKSICIISLSSELQSGNIKIYKKGENKIFSYDLEGDFWKVNKKIELTSREKEVLQYSIRGFTIANMADSMFVSADTIKFHKRKLFTKLGVGNIAEAIAYATSNKLI, from the coding sequence ATGGTAATTGAAAACGACTTTTTTTCCTCTAACAACACCGTTCAGAAGATCTCTGAAGATGAAAAAGGCAGACTGGGAAATTATTTAGAACTGGTCAAAGCATTTGCCAGAACAACTTACAGTAGTATTTATATTATTGATTACGAAAAAAAGGGGTTTGAGTATGTATCCGAAAATCCATTATTCTTGTGTGATCACACTCCGGCAGAAGTTCAGGAACTTGGATATGCCTTTTATTTCAAATATGTGGTTAAAGAAGATCTGGATTTATTATTGAAGATTAATACAATCGGATTTGACTTTTACCAAAACATTCCCGTGGAAGAACGTATACATCATACGATCTCTTATGACTTCCGCTTGAAGAATCCTAATGGAAAGACTTTTTTGGTGAATCAAAAACTAACTCCCGTTTTCCTGACCAATGATGGTAAAATCTGGAAATCGATTTGTATTATCTCGCTTTCTTCTGAATTGCAGTCGGGAAATATTAAAATTTACAAAAAGGGGGAAAATAAGATCTTCAGTTATGATCTTGAGGGAGATTTTTGGAAGGTGAATAAAAAAATAGAACTCACCAGTCGAGAAAAGGAGGTTTTGCAGTATTCTATCAGGGGCTTTACCATTGCCAACATGGCTGATAGTATGTTTGTATCGGCTGATACAATTAAGTTTCACAAAAGGAAGTTGTTCACCAAACTAGGTGTTGGAAATATTGCTGAGGCTATTGCTTACGCAACCAGTAATAAACTGATTTAA
- a CDS encoding amino acid adenylation domain-containing protein, with amino-acid sequence MIKNLLHTLQSLNIRLRVENGDLKINAPKGTLTPEIIEDIKACKNELIKLLSSSESIPKAAIKEFYALTSSQHRLWTLSQFETGNSAYNLFNAFEFKGVLEFEKLAEAFQVLVKRHESLRTIFKEDDQGNLGQYIVSMAQYSGALQFTDLSNATAEVLSNHANALQRHAFDLEKGPLFIGEIVKTAADDHILMLNMHHIIGDGWSMGILSKEFITIYNGLITGNEIVLSDLPIQYKDYSEWQNSPSRQAVMEKSKAVWLETFSGDLPVLELPSNKTRPKLKTYNGSGVKHTFSKEMTTQFNAHAQQNGVTLFMLLMAGINGLLSRYTNNRDIILGTPIAGRKHSDLENQVGLYLNTLAIRTAFEEKTSFEELLKIQKETLLKAYSHEDYPFDSLVEALDLKRDLSRSVLFDVLVVFQNQRELLASENLTLNGVEITSYKQLKRPFSKFDLTFAFAEYQGELSLHIEYNTDIYESEFVARLAAHLDTFLIKAIQNPEQKVATLHYLSEAETTQLLQDFNDTAVEYPKDHTMVDLFVTQAKKTPEQIALVTDAKSFTYKELDEISNELSHYLLSNYNLAVEDLVGVKLDRSEWLPIALLAVLKSGCAYVPIDPNYPAQRIEYIEQDSKCKITIDDSFIASFREAESISKSLPQITFSSQQLAYIIYTSGSTGKPKGVMITHQNAVAMLCWSQREFSDTDFDILYAVTSHCFDLSVYEFFYPLSIGKQIRLLANGLSIADYIQNDKKVLLNTVPSVIHTLIEKGTTFENAVGINLAGEAFPVSIANHFAASGIAIRNLYGPSEDTTYSSYYRVEGTYESSVPIGKALDNTQFYVLSEELALQPVGVIGEICISGDGLSRGYLYQPQLTAEKFIENPFKEDSKLYKTGDLGKWLPDGTIAYIGRKDSQVKIRGHRIELGEIEQVLQSQENIDQCVVITATVNGDPVIVSYLVSTATIDKQQLRQSLSRELPEYMLPSYYVFLDKFPLTPNGKIDKKALPSVSTDDVIQQEYVAPSNEIEEKLVAIWEEVLQKTKIGVSDIFFALGGHSLKATQVISKIQKEFNIKIELKELYKEPTITNLAGYIESIQILNKQQLIPSVVGEELVF; translated from the coding sequence GTGATAAAAAATTTACTACATACGTTACAATCCTTGAATATCAGACTTCGGGTTGAAAATGGAGATTTGAAAATTAATGCTCCGAAGGGGACTTTGACTCCTGAAATTATTGAAGACATTAAAGCCTGTAAAAATGAGTTGATCAAATTACTTTCTTCTTCAGAGTCTATTCCAAAAGCTGCAATAAAAGAATTTTATGCGCTTACCTCGTCTCAGCACCGTTTGTGGACCTTAAGTCAGTTTGAGACGGGTAATTCAGCTTATAACTTATTTAATGCCTTTGAGTTTAAAGGAGTATTGGAATTTGAAAAATTAGCCGAAGCCTTTCAAGTTTTAGTGAAGAGACATGAGAGCTTGCGTACCATTTTTAAAGAAGATGATCAGGGTAATCTGGGACAGTATATTGTTTCGATGGCTCAATACAGTGGAGCTTTACAGTTTACAGATTTAAGTAATGCCACCGCTGAAGTTTTGAGCAATCATGCCAATGCCCTTCAAAGACATGCTTTTGATTTAGAAAAAGGACCTCTTTTTATAGGAGAGATCGTAAAGACAGCTGCAGATGATCATATTTTGATGCTTAACATGCATCACATTATTGGTGATGGCTGGTCGATGGGAATATTGAGTAAAGAATTTATAACAATTTACAATGGATTGATTACAGGAAATGAGATCGTGTTATCTGACTTGCCTATTCAGTACAAAGATTATTCAGAATGGCAAAATAGTCCGTCCAGGCAAGCAGTAATGGAAAAATCTAAAGCGGTATGGCTAGAGACCTTTTCAGGAGATTTGCCGGTTTTGGAACTGCCTTCCAATAAAACAAGACCGAAGCTTAAAACCTATAACGGATCGGGGGTAAAGCATACTTTTTCAAAAGAAATGACTACTCAGTTTAATGCACATGCACAGCAAAACGGGGTAACACTTTTCATGCTTTTAATGGCGGGTATAAACGGATTACTGTCCAGATATACCAACAACAGGGATATCATTTTGGGAACACCTATAGCGGGAAGAAAACACAGTGATCTGGAAAACCAGGTTGGATTGTACTTAAATACGCTGGCCATTCGAACCGCTTTTGAAGAAAAAACAAGTTTTGAAGAATTACTGAAGATACAAAAAGAAACTTTACTAAAAGCCTATTCTCATGAGGATTATCCTTTTGATAGTTTGGTAGAAGCGCTAGATCTTAAAAGAGATTTAAGCCGTTCGGTTTTGTTTGATGTTTTAGTGGTATTTCAAAATCAACGTGAATTATTAGCGTCTGAAAACCTAACCTTAAACGGGGTTGAAATAACATCCTACAAGCAGTTGAAAAGGCCCTTCAGTAAATTTGATTTAACCTTTGCTTTTGCAGAATATCAGGGAGAACTGAGCCTACACATCGAATACAATACAGATATTTATGAATCAGAATTTGTAGCACGATTGGCGGCTCATTTAGATACTTTTTTAATCAAAGCCATCCAAAATCCGGAGCAAAAAGTAGCGACACTCCACTATCTGAGCGAAGCCGAGACAACACAATTGTTACAGGATTTTAACGACACAGCGGTAGAGTATCCTAAGGATCATACCATGGTTGATTTATTTGTAACTCAGGCAAAGAAAACCCCGGAACAGATCGCTTTAGTAACCGATGCCAAAAGTTTTACCTACAAAGAACTCGACGAAATCTCTAACGAGCTTTCACATTACCTGTTGAGTAATTACAACTTAGCCGTAGAAGATTTAGTAGGGGTAAAACTGGATCGCAGCGAGTGGCTGCCTATTGCACTTTTGGCCGTTTTAAAATCAGGATGTGCTTATGTTCCAATCGATCCCAACTATCCGGCGCAAAGAATTGAATACATCGAGCAAGACAGTAAATGTAAAATCACCATAGACGATAGTTTTATAGCAAGTTTCAGAGAGGCAGAATCCATATCAAAATCATTGCCGCAGATCACTTTCAGTTCGCAGCAGCTGGCTTATATCATTTACACTTCAGGATCCACAGGAAAACCAAAAGGAGTCATGATCACCCATCAGAACGCGGTAGCCATGTTATGCTGGTCACAAAGAGAATTTAGCGATACCGATTTTGACATTTTATATGCCGTAACTTCACATTGTTTTGATCTGTCCGTTTACGAATTTTTCTATCCGTTAAGTATCGGAAAACAAATCCGTTTACTGGCCAATGGATTATCGATAGCAGATTATATCCAAAATGACAAAAAAGTACTTCTTAATACCGTGCCTTCAGTAATCCATACCCTGATTGAGAAAGGAACCACCTTTGAAAATGCGGTTGGAATCAACCTTGCCGGAGAAGCCTTTCCGGTGAGCATTGCCAATCATTTTGCAGCCTCCGGCATTGCCATTAGAAATCTGTACGGCCCATCAGAAGACACCACCTACAGCAGTTATTACAGAGTAGAAGGTACTTATGAAAGCTCGGTGCCTATTGGAAAAGCACTGGACAATACCCAATTTTATGTACTCTCAGAAGAGCTGGCATTGCAGCCCGTAGGGGTTATTGGAGAAATCTGTATCTCAGGAGACGGTTTGTCCAGAGGGTATTTGTATCAACCGCAACTTACAGCAGAGAAGTTTATAGAGAACCCTTTCAAAGAAGACAGCAAACTTTATAAAACAGGCGATTTAGGCAAATGGTTGCCTGATGGTACCATCGCTTACATCGGCCGAAAAGACAGTCAGGTGAAGATCAGAGGACATCGTATCGAACTCGGAGAGATCGAGCAGGTATTGCAGTCTCAGGAAAATATCGATCAGTGTGTGGTCATCACAGCAACCGTAAATGGCGATCCAGTGATTGTAAGTTATCTGGTAAGTACCGCAACTATTGACAAACAACAGCTTCGCCAGTCACTTTCAAGAGAATTACCCGAATATATGCTGCCAAGTTATTATGTTTTCCTGGATAAATTCCCTTTAACACCAAACGGCAAGATCGACAAAAAAGCCTTGCCATCGGTAAGTACAGACGATGTCATCCAGCAGGAATATGTGGCTCCTTCGAATGAAATTGAAGAAAAGCTCGTTGCCATCTGGGAGGAAGTTTTGCAAAAAACTAAAATAGGGGTAAGTGATATCTTTTTTGCCCTTGGCGGACACAGTCTCAAAGCCACTCAGGTAATTTCTAAGATTCAGAAAGAATTTAATATTAAAATTGAACTTAAGGAATTGTACAAAGAGCCTACCATTACCAATTTGGCCGGTTATATTGAATCGATACAAATTTTAAACAAACAACAGTTAATTCCTTCTGTTGTTGGAGAAGAGTTGGTTTTTTAG